GTAGGAATCGAGCTTGTCGTCCAGCCCGACCGACTGCAGCGCGTCGCGGCCCGCGCGCCGGGCGACCCGTCGGCGGAAGCCGTCGAGCTCGAGGGGGAGGGTCACGTTCTCGATCGCCGTGAGCGTGGGGATCAGGTTGAAGTCCTGGAACACGAATCCCAGCGATCGGCGCCGAAGCGCCGCGAGCTCCTTCGAGGACTGCGTGCTGAGGTGCTGCCCCTCGATCACGACCTCGCCCGTCGTCGGCGTCGCGAGCCCGCCCGCGATCGACAGGAGCGTGGACTTGCCCGACCCCGACGCGCCCATGACGGCGACGAGCTCCCCCTTGCCGACCTCGAGGTCGACGCCCGACAGTGCCGACACCGCGGT
This window of the Microbacterium sp. SSM24 genome carries:
- a CDS encoding ABC transporter ATP-binding protein, producing MSDAVLRLVGVTQQYGTGPTAVSALSGVDLEVGKGELVAVMGASGSGKSTLLSIAGGLATPTTGEVVIEGQHLSTQSSKELAALRRRSLGFVFQDFNLIPTLTAIENVTLPLELDGFRRRVARRAGRDALQSVGLDDKLDSYPDDLSGGQQQRVAIARAVVGGRRLILADEPTGALDSVTGELVLRMLRSRVDAGAAAILVTHEARHAAWADRIVFLRDGRIVDESRRPSADALLADAR